The Henckelia pumila isolate YLH828 chromosome 2, ASM3356847v2, whole genome shotgun sequence genome includes a window with the following:
- the LOC140881592 gene encoding uncharacterized protein isoform X6, which yields MDAGKSKVQRIPNSAVLRSVDADELSLLRLRCDVYMDPRKSLNKVTHFYVDGFSAVTDSAKAALNVYNEKERKNFIFLKVVKLNQVHMDAYLTFWAWIVESCELRLFRAVVKPLGGNNVLLCEIKDGDIMTIPDYHEECCPRISRRVEHHSPYKRGRALRRKRTCKSLRSSRIFPSQEGPIAEPANPKVEWDPSFGVLHSMDADKSKVQMDPNSAVLRSVDADELSLLRHRCDVYMDPRKSLCEVTCFYVDGFSAVSDSAKAALNVYNEKEQKNFTLLKVVKLNLVYMDAYLTFWAWIVESCEFRLFRAVVKPLGGNNVFLCETKDGEEMTIPDDHEEYSPCIIKREEDQPLYTGSSSVGRGGEDLDSVGWDQNFTGYHSMDDYELSLLRHICDIYMDPRKSECGGGFTQFYVDGLSNVRDRAKTALNVYNAKEIKQIIY from the exons ATGGATGCTGGTAAGTCTAAAGTTCAACGGATTCCTAATTCTGCAGTCCTTCGTTCAGTGGATGCTGATGAGTTGTCGCTCCTACGTCTT CGATGTGATGTCTATATGGACCCACGTAAAAGTCTTAACAAGGTTACTCATTTTTATGTGGATGGTTTCAGCGCTGTCACGGATTCGGCAAAAGCAGCCTTAAACGTCTACAATGAGAAAGAA CGAAAGAATTTTATTTTCCTGAAAGTTGTCAAGCTTAACCAAGTTCATATGGATGCCTACTTGACATTTTGGGCATGGATTGTTGAAAGTTGTGAGCTCCGACTTTTTCGAGCTGTTGTTAAACCGCTGGGTGGGAATAATGTTTTGCTTTGTGAGATCAAG GATGGCGATATAATGACGATCCCGGATTACCATGAAGAATGTTGTCCACGCATATCTAGGCGTGTGGAACATCACTCCCCTTACAAAAG GGGTAGAGCGTTACGGCGCAAGAGAACTTGTAAATCACTTCGATCTTCTCGCATTTTCCCTTCGCAAGAAGGGCCGATAGCGGAACCAG CGAATCCAAAAGTTGAAtgggatcctagttttggagtACTTCATTCAATGGATGCTGATAAGTCAAAAGTTCAAATGGATCCTAATTCTGCAGTCCTTCGTTCAGTGGATGCTGATGAGTTGTCGCTCCTACGTCAT CGATGTGATGTCTATATGGACCCACGTAAAAGTCTGTGCGAGGTTACTTGTTTTTATGTGGATGGTTTCAGCGCTGTCAGTGATTCGGCAAAAGCAGCCTTAAACGTCTACAATGAGAAAGAA CAAAAGAATTTTACTTTGCTGAAAGTTGTCAAGCTTAACCTAGTTTATATGGATGCCTACTTGACATTTTGGGCGTGGATTGTTGAAAGTTGTGAGTTCCGACTTTTTCGAGCTGTTGTTAAACCGCTGGGTGGGAATAATGTTTTCCTTTGTGAGACTAAG GATGGTGAGGAAATGACGATCCCGGATGACCATGAAGAATATTCTCCTTGCATAATCAAACGCGAGGAAGATCAACCACTTTACACAGG TAGCTCATCTGTCGGTAGAGGTGGTGAAGATCTGGATTCGGTTGGATGGGATCAAAATTTTACTGGGTATCATTCGATGGATGATTATGAGTTGTCACTCCTACGTCAT ATATGCGATATTTATATGGACCCACGCAAAAGTGAATGCGGTGGAGGCTTTACTCAGTTTTATGTCGATGGTTTAAGTAATGTCAGGGATCGGGCAAAAACAGCTTTAAACGTCTACAATGCGAAAGAGATTAAACAAATTATTTACTAG
- the LOC140881592 gene encoding uncharacterized protein isoform X2, which translates to MDAGKSKVQRIPNSAVLRSVDADELSLLRLRCDVYMDPRKSLNKVTHFYVDGFSAVTDSAKAALNVYNEKERKNFIFLKVVKLNQVHMDAYLTFWAWIVESCELRLFRAVVKPLGGNNVLLCEIKDGDIMTIPDYHEECCPRISRRVEHHSPYKRGRALRRKRTCKSLRSSRIFPSQEGPIAEPANPKVEWDPSFGVLHSMDADKSKVQMDPNSAVLRSVDADELSLLRHRCDVYMDPRKSLCEVTCFYVDGFSAVSDSAKAALNVYNEKEQKNFTLLKVVKLNLVYMDAYLTFWAWIVESCEFRLFRAVVKPLGGNNVFLCETKDGEEMTIPDDHEEYSPCIIKREEDQPLYTGGSADGLVDANSSSSVGRGGEDLDSVGWDQNFTGYHSMDDYELSLLRHQKNFYLERVVKLNKFSRYYFLTFWARSDKSDERRLFRAVVDLLGPNKVLVCEIKDGEEMMVPAEHEEYCPRESEREEDFVPRTVDTQ; encoded by the exons ATGGATGCTGGTAAGTCTAAAGTTCAACGGATTCCTAATTCTGCAGTCCTTCGTTCAGTGGATGCTGATGAGTTGTCGCTCCTACGTCTT CGATGTGATGTCTATATGGACCCACGTAAAAGTCTTAACAAGGTTACTCATTTTTATGTGGATGGTTTCAGCGCTGTCACGGATTCGGCAAAAGCAGCCTTAAACGTCTACAATGAGAAAGAA CGAAAGAATTTTATTTTCCTGAAAGTTGTCAAGCTTAACCAAGTTCATATGGATGCCTACTTGACATTTTGGGCATGGATTGTTGAAAGTTGTGAGCTCCGACTTTTTCGAGCTGTTGTTAAACCGCTGGGTGGGAATAATGTTTTGCTTTGTGAGATCAAG GATGGCGATATAATGACGATCCCGGATTACCATGAAGAATGTTGTCCACGCATATCTAGGCGTGTGGAACATCACTCCCCTTACAAAAG GGGTAGAGCGTTACGGCGCAAGAGAACTTGTAAATCACTTCGATCTTCTCGCATTTTCCCTTCGCAAGAAGGGCCGATAGCGGAACCAG CGAATCCAAAAGTTGAAtgggatcctagttttggagtACTTCATTCAATGGATGCTGATAAGTCAAAAGTTCAAATGGATCCTAATTCTGCAGTCCTTCGTTCAGTGGATGCTGATGAGTTGTCGCTCCTACGTCAT CGATGTGATGTCTATATGGACCCACGTAAAAGTCTGTGCGAGGTTACTTGTTTTTATGTGGATGGTTTCAGCGCTGTCAGTGATTCGGCAAAAGCAGCCTTAAACGTCTACAATGAGAAAGAA CAAAAGAATTTTACTTTGCTGAAAGTTGTCAAGCTTAACCTAGTTTATATGGATGCCTACTTGACATTTTGGGCGTGGATTGTTGAAAGTTGTGAGTTCCGACTTTTTCGAGCTGTTGTTAAACCGCTGGGTGGGAATAATGTTTTCCTTTGTGAGACTAAG GATGGTGAGGAAATGACGATCCCGGATGACCATGAAGAATATTCTCCTTGCATAATCAAACGCGAGGAAGATCAACCACTTTACACAGG TGGCTCTGCTGATGGATTGGTTGATGCCAACAGTAGCTCATCTGTCGGTAGAGGTGGTGAAGATCTGGATTCGGTTGGATGGGATCAAAATTTTACTGGGTATCATTCGATGGATGATTATGAGTTGTCACTCCTACGTCAT CAAAAAAATTTCTATCTCGAGAGGGTTGTCAAGTTGAACAAGTTTTCTAGGTATTATTTCTTGACATTTTGGGCACGGAGTGACAAAAGTGATGAGCGCCGTCTCTTTCGAGCTGTTGTTGATCTGCTAGGTCCAAATAAAGTTTTGGTTTGTGAGATCAAG gatggCGAAGAAATGATGGTCCCAGCTGAGCATGAAGAATATTGTCCTCGTGAATCTGAACGTGAGGAAGATTTTGTTCCTCGCACCGTTGACACACAGTA G
- the LOC140881592 gene encoding uncharacterized protein isoform X1, with amino-acid sequence MDAGKSKVQRIPNSAVLRSVDADELSLLRLRCDVYMDPRKSLNKVTHFYVDGFSAVTDSAKAALNVYNEKERKNFIFLKVVKLNQVHMDAYLTFWAWIVESCELRLFRAVVKPLGGNNVLLCEIKDGDIMTIPDYHEECCPRISRRVEHHSPYKRGRALRRKRTCKSLRSSRIFPSQEGPIAEPANPKVEWDPSFGVLHSMDADKSKVQMDPNSAVLRSVDADELSLLRHRCDVYMDPRKSLCEVTCFYVDGFSAVSDSAKAALNVYNEKEQKNFTLLKVVKLNLVYMDAYLTFWAWIVESCEFRLFRAVVKPLGGNNVFLCETKDGEEMTIPDDHEEYSPCIIKREEDQPLYTGGSADGLVDANSSSSVGRGGEDLDSVGWDQNFTGYHSMDDYELSLLRHQKNFYLERVVKLNKFSRYYFLTFWARSDKSDERRLFRAVVDLLGPNKVLVCEIKDGEEMMVPAEHEEYCPRESEREEDFVPRTVDTQ; translated from the exons ATGGATGCTGGTAAGTCTAAAGTTCAACGGATTCCTAATTCTGCAGTCCTTCGTTCAGTGGATGCTGATGAGTTGTCGCTCCTACGTCTT CGATGTGATGTCTATATGGACCCACGTAAAAGTCTTAACAAGGTTACTCATTTTTATGTGGATGGTTTCAGCGCTGTCACGGATTCGGCAAAAGCAGCCTTAAACGTCTACAATGAGAAAGAA CGAAAGAATTTTATTTTCCTGAAAGTTGTCAAGCTTAACCAAGTTCATATGGATGCCTACTTGACATTTTGGGCATGGATTGTTGAAAGTTGTGAGCTCCGACTTTTTCGAGCTGTTGTTAAACCGCTGGGTGGGAATAATGTTTTGCTTTGTGAGATCAAG GATGGCGATATAATGACGATCCCGGATTACCATGAAGAATGTTGTCCACGCATATCTAGGCGTGTGGAACATCACTCCCCTTACAAAAG GGGTAGAGCGTTACGGCGCAAGAGAACTTGTAAATCACTTCGATCTTCTCGCATTTTCCCTTCGCAAGAAGGGCCGATAGCGGAACCAG CGAATCCAAAAGTTGAAtgggatcctagttttggagtACTTCATTCAATGGATGCTGATAAGTCAAAAGTTCAAATGGATCCTAATTCTGCAGTCCTTCGTTCAGTGGATGCTGATGAGTTGTCGCTCCTACGTCAT CGATGTGATGTCTATATGGACCCACGTAAAAGTCTGTGCGAGGTTACTTGTTTTTATGTGGATGGTTTCAGCGCTGTCAGTGATTCGGCAAAAGCAGCCTTAAACGTCTACAATGAGAAAGAA CAAAAGAATTTTACTTTGCTGAAAGTTGTCAAGCTTAACCTAGTTTATATGGATGCCTACTTGACATTTTGGGCGTGGATTGTTGAAAGTTGTGAGTTCCGACTTTTTCGAGCTGTTGTTAAACCGCTGGGTGGGAATAATGTTTTCCTTTGTGAGACTAAG GATGGTGAGGAAATGACGATCCCGGATGACCATGAAGAATATTCTCCTTGCATAATCAAACGCGAGGAAGATCAACCACTTTACACAGG TGGCTCTGCTGATGGATTGGTTGATGCCAACAGTAGCTCATCTGTCGGTAGAGGTGGTGAAGATCTGGATTCGGTTGGATGGGATCAAAATTTTACTGGGTATCATTCGATGGATGATTATGAGTTGTCACTCCTACGTCAT CAAAAAAATTTCTATCTCGAGAGGGTTGTCAAGTTGAACAAGTTTTCTAGGTATTATTTCTTGACATTTTGGGCACGGAGTGACAAAAGTGATGAGCGCCGTCTCTTTCGAGCTGTTGTTGATCTGCTAGGTCCAAATAAAGTTTTGGTTTGTGAGATCAAG gatggCGAAGAAATGATGGTCCCAGCTGAGCATGAAGAATATTGTCCTCGTGAATCTGAACGTGAGGAAGATTTTGTTCCTCGCACCGTTGACACACAGTAG
- the LOC140881592 gene encoding uncharacterized protein isoform X4 codes for MDAGKSKVQRIPNSAVLRSVDADELSLLRLRCDVYMDPRKSLNKVTHFYVDGFSAVTDSAKAALNVYNEKERKNFIFLKVVKLNQVHMDAYLTFWAWIVESCELRLFRAVVKPLGGNNVLLCEIKDGDIMTIPDYHEECCPRISRRVEHHSPYKRGRALRRKRTCKSLRSSRIFPSQEGPIAEPANPKVEWDPSFGVLHSMDADKSKVQMDPNSAVLRSVDADELSLLRHRCDVYMDPRKSLCEVTCFYVDGFSAVSDSAKAALNVYNEKEQKNFTLLKVVKLNLVYMDAYLTFWAWIVESCEFRLFRAVVKPLGGNNVFLCETKDGEEMTIPDDHEEYSPCIIKREEDQPLYTGSSSVGRGGEDLDSVGWDQNFTGYHSMDDYELSLLRHQKNFYLERVVKLNKFSRYYFLTFWARSDKSDERRLFRAVVDLLGPNKVLVCEIKDGEEMMVPAEHEEYCPRESEREEDFVPRTVDTQ; via the exons ATGGATGCTGGTAAGTCTAAAGTTCAACGGATTCCTAATTCTGCAGTCCTTCGTTCAGTGGATGCTGATGAGTTGTCGCTCCTACGTCTT CGATGTGATGTCTATATGGACCCACGTAAAAGTCTTAACAAGGTTACTCATTTTTATGTGGATGGTTTCAGCGCTGTCACGGATTCGGCAAAAGCAGCCTTAAACGTCTACAATGAGAAAGAA CGAAAGAATTTTATTTTCCTGAAAGTTGTCAAGCTTAACCAAGTTCATATGGATGCCTACTTGACATTTTGGGCATGGATTGTTGAAAGTTGTGAGCTCCGACTTTTTCGAGCTGTTGTTAAACCGCTGGGTGGGAATAATGTTTTGCTTTGTGAGATCAAG GATGGCGATATAATGACGATCCCGGATTACCATGAAGAATGTTGTCCACGCATATCTAGGCGTGTGGAACATCACTCCCCTTACAAAAG GGGTAGAGCGTTACGGCGCAAGAGAACTTGTAAATCACTTCGATCTTCTCGCATTTTCCCTTCGCAAGAAGGGCCGATAGCGGAACCAG CGAATCCAAAAGTTGAAtgggatcctagttttggagtACTTCATTCAATGGATGCTGATAAGTCAAAAGTTCAAATGGATCCTAATTCTGCAGTCCTTCGTTCAGTGGATGCTGATGAGTTGTCGCTCCTACGTCAT CGATGTGATGTCTATATGGACCCACGTAAAAGTCTGTGCGAGGTTACTTGTTTTTATGTGGATGGTTTCAGCGCTGTCAGTGATTCGGCAAAAGCAGCCTTAAACGTCTACAATGAGAAAGAA CAAAAGAATTTTACTTTGCTGAAAGTTGTCAAGCTTAACCTAGTTTATATGGATGCCTACTTGACATTTTGGGCGTGGATTGTTGAAAGTTGTGAGTTCCGACTTTTTCGAGCTGTTGTTAAACCGCTGGGTGGGAATAATGTTTTCCTTTGTGAGACTAAG GATGGTGAGGAAATGACGATCCCGGATGACCATGAAGAATATTCTCCTTGCATAATCAAACGCGAGGAAGATCAACCACTTTACACAGG TAGCTCATCTGTCGGTAGAGGTGGTGAAGATCTGGATTCGGTTGGATGGGATCAAAATTTTACTGGGTATCATTCGATGGATGATTATGAGTTGTCACTCCTACGTCAT CAAAAAAATTTCTATCTCGAGAGGGTTGTCAAGTTGAACAAGTTTTCTAGGTATTATTTCTTGACATTTTGGGCACGGAGTGACAAAAGTGATGAGCGCCGTCTCTTTCGAGCTGTTGTTGATCTGCTAGGTCCAAATAAAGTTTTGGTTTGTGAGATCAAG gatggCGAAGAAATGATGGTCCCAGCTGAGCATGAAGAATATTGTCCTCGTGAATCTGAACGTGAGGAAGATTTTGTTCCTCGCACCGTTGACACACAGTAG
- the LOC140881592 gene encoding uncharacterized protein isoform X3 produces the protein MDAGKSKVQRIPNSAVLRSVDADELSLLRLRCDVYMDPRKSLNKVTHFYVDGFSAVTDSAKAALNVYNEKERKNFIFLKVVKLNQVHMDAYLTFWAWIVESCELRLFRAVVKPLGGNNVLLCEIKDGDIMTIPDYHEECCPRISRRVEHHSPYKRGRALRRKRTCKSLRSSRIFPSQEGPIAEPVEWDPSFGVLHSMDADKSKVQMDPNSAVLRSVDADELSLLRHRCDVYMDPRKSLCEVTCFYVDGFSAVSDSAKAALNVYNEKEQKNFTLLKVVKLNLVYMDAYLTFWAWIVESCEFRLFRAVVKPLGGNNVFLCETKDGEEMTIPDDHEEYSPCIIKREEDQPLYTGGSADGLVDANSSSSVGRGGEDLDSVGWDQNFTGYHSMDDYELSLLRHQKNFYLERVVKLNKFSRYYFLTFWARSDKSDERRLFRAVVDLLGPNKVLVCEIKDGEEMMVPAEHEEYCPRESEREEDFVPRTVDTQ, from the exons ATGGATGCTGGTAAGTCTAAAGTTCAACGGATTCCTAATTCTGCAGTCCTTCGTTCAGTGGATGCTGATGAGTTGTCGCTCCTACGTCTT CGATGTGATGTCTATATGGACCCACGTAAAAGTCTTAACAAGGTTACTCATTTTTATGTGGATGGTTTCAGCGCTGTCACGGATTCGGCAAAAGCAGCCTTAAACGTCTACAATGAGAAAGAA CGAAAGAATTTTATTTTCCTGAAAGTTGTCAAGCTTAACCAAGTTCATATGGATGCCTACTTGACATTTTGGGCATGGATTGTTGAAAGTTGTGAGCTCCGACTTTTTCGAGCTGTTGTTAAACCGCTGGGTGGGAATAATGTTTTGCTTTGTGAGATCAAG GATGGCGATATAATGACGATCCCGGATTACCATGAAGAATGTTGTCCACGCATATCTAGGCGTGTGGAACATCACTCCCCTTACAAAAG GGGTAGAGCGTTACGGCGCAAGAGAACTTGTAAATCACTTCGATCTTCTCGCATTTTCCCTTCGCAAGAAGGGCCGATAGCGGAACCAG TTGAAtgggatcctagttttggagtACTTCATTCAATGGATGCTGATAAGTCAAAAGTTCAAATGGATCCTAATTCTGCAGTCCTTCGTTCAGTGGATGCTGATGAGTTGTCGCTCCTACGTCAT CGATGTGATGTCTATATGGACCCACGTAAAAGTCTGTGCGAGGTTACTTGTTTTTATGTGGATGGTTTCAGCGCTGTCAGTGATTCGGCAAAAGCAGCCTTAAACGTCTACAATGAGAAAGAA CAAAAGAATTTTACTTTGCTGAAAGTTGTCAAGCTTAACCTAGTTTATATGGATGCCTACTTGACATTTTGGGCGTGGATTGTTGAAAGTTGTGAGTTCCGACTTTTTCGAGCTGTTGTTAAACCGCTGGGTGGGAATAATGTTTTCCTTTGTGAGACTAAG GATGGTGAGGAAATGACGATCCCGGATGACCATGAAGAATATTCTCCTTGCATAATCAAACGCGAGGAAGATCAACCACTTTACACAGG TGGCTCTGCTGATGGATTGGTTGATGCCAACAGTAGCTCATCTGTCGGTAGAGGTGGTGAAGATCTGGATTCGGTTGGATGGGATCAAAATTTTACTGGGTATCATTCGATGGATGATTATGAGTTGTCACTCCTACGTCAT CAAAAAAATTTCTATCTCGAGAGGGTTGTCAAGTTGAACAAGTTTTCTAGGTATTATTTCTTGACATTTTGGGCACGGAGTGACAAAAGTGATGAGCGCCGTCTCTTTCGAGCTGTTGTTGATCTGCTAGGTCCAAATAAAGTTTTGGTTTGTGAGATCAAG gatggCGAAGAAATGATGGTCCCAGCTGAGCATGAAGAATATTGTCCTCGTGAATCTGAACGTGAGGAAGATTTTGTTCCTCGCACCGTTGACACACAGTAG
- the LOC140881592 gene encoding uncharacterized protein isoform X5 yields MDAGKSKVQRIPNSAVLRSVDADELSLLRLRCDVYMDPRKSLNKVTHFYVDGFSAVTDSAKAALNVYNEKERKNFIFLKVVKLNQVHMDAYLTFWAWIVESCELRLFRAVVKPLGGNNVLLCEIKDGDIMTIPDYHEECCPRISRRVEHHSPYKRGRALRRKRTCKSLRSSRIFPSQEGPIAEPANPKVEWDPSFGVLHSMDADKSKVQMDPNSAVLRSVDADELSLLRHRCDVYMDPRKSLCEVTCFYVDGFSAVSDSAKAALNVYNEKEQKNFTLLKVVKLNLVYMDAYLTFWAWIVESCEFRLFRAVVKPLGGNNVFLCETKDGEEMTIPDDHEEYSPCIIKREEDQPLYTGGSADGLVDANSSSSVGRGGEDLDSVGWDQNFTGYHSMDDYELSLLRHICDIYMDPRKSECGGGFTQFYVDGLSNVRDRAKTALNVYNAKEIKQIIY; encoded by the exons ATGGATGCTGGTAAGTCTAAAGTTCAACGGATTCCTAATTCTGCAGTCCTTCGTTCAGTGGATGCTGATGAGTTGTCGCTCCTACGTCTT CGATGTGATGTCTATATGGACCCACGTAAAAGTCTTAACAAGGTTACTCATTTTTATGTGGATGGTTTCAGCGCTGTCACGGATTCGGCAAAAGCAGCCTTAAACGTCTACAATGAGAAAGAA CGAAAGAATTTTATTTTCCTGAAAGTTGTCAAGCTTAACCAAGTTCATATGGATGCCTACTTGACATTTTGGGCATGGATTGTTGAAAGTTGTGAGCTCCGACTTTTTCGAGCTGTTGTTAAACCGCTGGGTGGGAATAATGTTTTGCTTTGTGAGATCAAG GATGGCGATATAATGACGATCCCGGATTACCATGAAGAATGTTGTCCACGCATATCTAGGCGTGTGGAACATCACTCCCCTTACAAAAG GGGTAGAGCGTTACGGCGCAAGAGAACTTGTAAATCACTTCGATCTTCTCGCATTTTCCCTTCGCAAGAAGGGCCGATAGCGGAACCAG CGAATCCAAAAGTTGAAtgggatcctagttttggagtACTTCATTCAATGGATGCTGATAAGTCAAAAGTTCAAATGGATCCTAATTCTGCAGTCCTTCGTTCAGTGGATGCTGATGAGTTGTCGCTCCTACGTCAT CGATGTGATGTCTATATGGACCCACGTAAAAGTCTGTGCGAGGTTACTTGTTTTTATGTGGATGGTTTCAGCGCTGTCAGTGATTCGGCAAAAGCAGCCTTAAACGTCTACAATGAGAAAGAA CAAAAGAATTTTACTTTGCTGAAAGTTGTCAAGCTTAACCTAGTTTATATGGATGCCTACTTGACATTTTGGGCGTGGATTGTTGAAAGTTGTGAGTTCCGACTTTTTCGAGCTGTTGTTAAACCGCTGGGTGGGAATAATGTTTTCCTTTGTGAGACTAAG GATGGTGAGGAAATGACGATCCCGGATGACCATGAAGAATATTCTCCTTGCATAATCAAACGCGAGGAAGATCAACCACTTTACACAGG TGGCTCTGCTGATGGATTGGTTGATGCCAACAGTAGCTCATCTGTCGGTAGAGGTGGTGAAGATCTGGATTCGGTTGGATGGGATCAAAATTTTACTGGGTATCATTCGATGGATGATTATGAGTTGTCACTCCTACGTCAT ATATGCGATATTTATATGGACCCACGCAAAAGTGAATGCGGTGGAGGCTTTACTCAGTTTTATGTCGATGGTTTAAGTAATGTCAGGGATCGGGCAAAAACAGCTTTAAACGTCTACAATGCGAAAGAGATTAAACAAATTATTTACTAG